From the genome of Candidatus Aramenus sp. CH1, one region includes:
- the leuS gene encoding leucine--tRNA ligase: MTETFFNSIAEKWIKEFENAFEANVDSRQKFLVTVAFPYTNSPFHIGHGRTYVTADIYARYMRMKGYNVLFPLGFQFTGTPILSISEALKRGDKDIVKEFMEVYRIPQEKLKELEDPLKLAEYFREDMKKTAKRFGLSIDWRREFTTVDRGFEKFVQWQLKTLRNKGYLVTSTEAVGYCPNDGFPVGMHDTRGDVEPEIVSEDVILFEDGELVFPVVTSRPETVFGATAIMINPESKYVVAIKGNLKWVVSKEAYDKLKYQVPFGGVKEIDKAKLLSASPMNPVTRERLKVIESKYVEPKVGTGVVMAVPAHEPLHFLRYLEEGEEVRPRTVIISSEYEGIPAEEVVSLAGTRNPSELKDYIETLYRTEYYKGVMASDLEDHVPDYLKQFVKEEISGRPVKDARDKVIELLKKINAHDTVYEISNAPVYCRCGAEIVVKVIPNQLFINYEDPAWKSIALKSLDKIRFVPKDVRSDFEKVIFSMGKRACSRSRGLGARIPWDESQIVDSLSDSTIYTAFYTISHLLPKDSERLDDDFWNYVVLGEGDKSFVAKKTGISEELLTKMREEFEYWYPVDSRHSGRDLVRNHLPYYIYNHVAIFGEKYLPRLIVVNGFVRVGGKKMSKSFGNVYPLEKAMDEYGPDPVRLALATSSEISEDVDFRQDVLNSIYLQLKKIYDVVSRVGSISTDSAMRKEDLWFSSIVSFKIREANRLMDNLEFRKAYNIVLYELYDLFRDYIEIRERPNKDVVTKFVDAWIKLLSPGAPFTAEELWHQYHSSLVAKENFPSGDEFTVDTYALLQFEYVRFVISYVKQLEEEVNKKPERIVIYVAKPEQLEDFRTVLNAIRSHKELPESEYFLRIRNNLSKIPTLIKELALTTDLDEFEAIAENTMFMLNQLDVDEIRVYYYDDPNAPDIKGKKSYALPLLPSIVLL, encoded by the coding sequence GTGACTGAGACTTTCTTTAACTCAATTGCTGAAAAGTGGATAAAAGAGTTCGAGAACGCCTTTGAGGCCAACGTAGATAGCAGACAGAAGTTCCTCGTTACTGTGGCCTTCCCTTATACGAATAGCCCTTTTCACATAGGCCATGGAAGGACTTACGTAACTGCTGACATATACGCTAGGTATATGAGGATGAAGGGGTACAACGTCTTATTCCCGTTGGGGTTCCAGTTTACCGGTACTCCTATCCTTTCCATTTCTGAGGCGCTGAAGAGAGGAGATAAGGACATAGTCAAGGAATTCATGGAGGTCTACAGGATCCCCCAAGAGAAGCTTAAAGAGCTTGAGGACCCTTTGAAGCTGGCGGAATACTTCAGGGAGGACATGAAGAAGACGGCTAAGAGGTTTGGGTTAAGCATAGATTGGAGGAGGGAGTTCACCACCGTAGATAGGGGTTTTGAGAAGTTCGTCCAATGGCAGTTAAAGACGCTCAGGAATAAGGGATACCTTGTAACTTCCACAGAGGCCGTAGGTTATTGCCCCAACGACGGTTTCCCAGTGGGCATGCACGACACTAGGGGCGACGTTGAGCCAGAGATAGTGAGCGAAGACGTAATACTCTTCGAGGACGGAGAACTAGTGTTCCCAGTTGTGACCTCGCGCCCTGAAACCGTCTTTGGCGCGACTGCCATCATGATCAACCCTGAAAGCAAGTACGTTGTCGCCATAAAGGGCAACCTGAAGTGGGTAGTGTCTAAGGAAGCGTACGATAAGCTCAAGTACCAAGTACCCTTCGGAGGGGTAAAAGAGATCGACAAGGCCAAACTGCTATCCGCAAGCCCTATGAACCCAGTGACAAGAGAAAGGTTAAAGGTAATTGAGAGCAAGTACGTAGAGCCAAAGGTAGGTACTGGCGTTGTAATGGCTGTTCCAGCTCACGAGCCCCTCCACTTTTTGAGGTACTTAGAGGAAGGAGAAGAGGTAAGGCCCAGGACGGTCATAATCTCAAGCGAGTACGAGGGAATCCCAGCGGAGGAAGTGGTCTCCCTAGCTGGTACTAGGAACCCGAGCGAGTTAAAGGATTACATAGAGACGTTGTATAGGACAGAGTACTACAAGGGCGTTATGGCGTCAGACCTCGAGGATCACGTGCCCGACTATCTTAAGCAGTTCGTAAAGGAGGAGATCTCTGGAAGGCCCGTTAAGGACGCTAGAGATAAGGTTATCGAGCTCTTAAAGAAGATCAACGCGCACGACACCGTCTACGAGATCTCCAACGCCCCAGTTTACTGTAGGTGTGGGGCGGAAATAGTGGTCAAGGTTATACCTAACCAGCTCTTCATAAATTACGAGGATCCAGCGTGGAAGTCCATTGCTCTGAAGTCCCTTGATAAGATAAGGTTCGTGCCTAAGGACGTGAGGAGCGACTTTGAAAAGGTAATTTTTTCCATGGGGAAAAGGGCATGCTCGAGGTCTAGAGGGCTAGGGGCTAGGATCCCCTGGGACGAGAGCCAAATAGTGGACAGTTTAAGCGACTCCACAATTTACACAGCCTTCTACACAATTTCTCACCTGTTACCCAAGGATAGCGAGAGGCTCGACGACGACTTTTGGAACTACGTGGTTCTAGGCGAGGGGGACAAAAGCTTTGTAGCCAAAAAGACTGGGATAAGCGAGGAACTGCTTACAAAGATGAGAGAGGAGTTCGAGTATTGGTACCCGGTAGATTCTAGGCACAGTGGAAGGGACCTCGTTAGAAACCACTTACCCTATTACATTTACAACCACGTGGCAATATTTGGCGAGAAGTATCTCCCTAGGCTTATCGTGGTCAACGGCTTTGTAAGGGTGGGAGGCAAAAAGATGAGCAAGAGCTTCGGCAACGTCTATCCCTTGGAGAAGGCCATGGACGAGTACGGCCCAGATCCAGTTAGATTAGCATTAGCGACAAGCTCGGAAATTTCCGAGGACGTTGATTTCAGGCAAGACGTCCTAAATTCGATTTACCTCCAGTTAAAGAAGATATACGATGTGGTGTCCCGCGTGGGTTCGATAAGCACGGACAGCGCGATGAGAAAGGAGGACTTGTGGTTCTCGTCCATTGTGAGTTTCAAGATAAGGGAGGCAAACAGACTAATGGATAACTTGGAATTCAGAAAGGCCTATAATATTGTCCTTTACGAGCTCTACGACCTCTTCAGGGATTACATAGAGATTAGGGAAAGGCCAAACAAGGATGTCGTGACCAAGTTCGTGGACGCGTGGATAAAACTACTGTCTCCTGGTGCACCTTTCACCGCTGAGGAGCTCTGGCACCAATATCACTCCTCTCTAGTCGCCAAGGAGAACTTCCCGTCAGGGGACGAGTTCACAGTGGACACCTATGCTCTACTGCAGTTCGAGTACGTAAGGTTCGTGATAAGCTACGTAAAGCAACTTGAAGAGGAGGTGAACAAGAAACCAGAGAGAATAGTCATTTACGTGGCTAAGCCAGAACAGCTTGAAGATTTTAGGACTGTGCTCAACGCGATAAGATCCCACAAGGAACTACCGGAGTCAGAGTACTTCCTCAGAATCCGTAACAACTTGTCAAAGATCCCCACGCTCATTAAGGAGTTAGCTCTGACCACCGACCTCGACGAGTTTGAAGCCATAGCCGAGAACACAATGTTCATGTTAAACCAGCTCGACGTGGACGAGATAAGGGTATACTACTACGACGACCCGAACGCCCCTGACATAAAGGGGAAGAAGAGTTACGCCCTACCTCTCCTGCCCTCAATAGTGCTCCTTTAG
- a CDS encoding M1 family metallopeptidase: protein MDVKSYEIFLDFDDLDYKGHEKISVETEDLVELDLEGLKVTSVMVNGKEVKYEVKENKLVVKTGKFSGTLEVEFEGRVKDDLVGIYKAPYDSSYLITTQFESSHARKFIPCVDYPAYKAEFKLAVKVAKDLDVISNMPIESVREEGNKKVVEFAKTPKMSTYLLYLGIGKFEEYAVDSTPKVIVATVPGKISKAKMPADLAVKFIKFYEGYFGIKYVLPKVHLIAVPEFAFGAMENWGAITFRETALLADEKSSFRQIRRVAEVIAHELAHQWFGDLVTMKWWNDLWLNESFATFMSYKAVDSVFPQWDFWGQFISDETSGAMLKDSLRITHPIEVEVKSVSEIEQIFDDISYGKGASILRMIEAYIGKEDFRQGIAKYLEEFKFSNAEGRDLWNSLEKASGKPVSSIMPAWLTTEGYPVVKVEVVGKKIRMTQKRFTISGLEDRVYPVPLTIHVNGKVVSTLFDKGEMVIDAGEEVRSLKLNLDRTGFYRVYYSDLEVFWNSNPNHMERFGMVDDYFNFLLAGMIDYTSYAKIVEREMEERNYLPATEIAAQLFTLFTINPSKFGKLALEFHRSVVGNFAGSEDPLNKMTYGVLSENLVRMDEDYASKLSRDFSNLENVDPNLRDAVVEAYAVVNEDRGFDVLLSKYRQSKFDEDKLTYLKGLLSFKKNYLILNALSLALTNEIKKQDVLTAIRYSITYPEVRDSVWIWLKTNLQFVRRIYQGTGILGRTLSTIIPIIGVGREEEVEKFFKENKLPEAEKGILQGLELLKAYSRLARG from the coding sequence ATGGACGTTAAGTCGTACGAAATTTTTCTAGATTTCGACGATCTAGATTATAAAGGACACGAAAAGATCAGCGTTGAGACTGAAGACCTTGTAGAACTTGACCTAGAGGGTCTAAAGGTCACCTCAGTGATGGTCAACGGAAAGGAGGTAAAATACGAGGTCAAGGAGAACAAGCTCGTAGTCAAAACGGGGAAGTTTTCCGGAACCTTAGAGGTGGAGTTTGAGGGTAGAGTAAAGGACGATCTAGTTGGCATCTACAAGGCTCCCTACGATAGTTCTTATCTGATTACCACGCAGTTCGAGTCGTCTCATGCCAGGAAGTTCATTCCATGCGTGGACTATCCAGCGTATAAGGCCGAGTTCAAACTAGCGGTGAAGGTCGCAAAGGACCTAGACGTTATTTCAAACATGCCTATCGAAAGCGTAAGGGAAGAAGGAAACAAGAAGGTAGTAGAGTTCGCCAAGACGCCTAAGATGTCAACCTACCTTCTCTACCTGGGAATAGGAAAGTTCGAGGAGTACGCTGTTGATTCCACTCCAAAGGTAATAGTTGCCACAGTTCCAGGAAAGATATCAAAAGCTAAAATGCCAGCAGACCTAGCGGTGAAGTTCATCAAGTTTTACGAAGGCTACTTCGGGATAAAGTACGTGTTGCCCAAAGTTCACCTAATAGCCGTTCCCGAATTCGCCTTCGGCGCCATGGAGAACTGGGGTGCCATAACGTTCAGAGAGACTGCTCTATTGGCTGATGAGAAGTCCTCCTTTAGGCAGATCAGAAGGGTGGCAGAGGTCATAGCCCACGAGCTAGCGCACCAGTGGTTTGGAGACCTCGTCACAATGAAGTGGTGGAACGACCTATGGCTTAACGAGAGCTTCGCTACGTTTATGAGCTACAAGGCCGTGGACTCGGTGTTTCCACAGTGGGACTTCTGGGGCCAATTTATCTCAGACGAGACGTCTGGGGCTATGCTAAAGGACTCCTTACGCATTACGCATCCAATTGAGGTAGAAGTGAAGTCGGTGTCCGAAATAGAACAGATATTTGACGACATCAGCTACGGCAAGGGGGCTAGTATATTGAGGATGATAGAAGCGTACATAGGAAAGGAGGACTTCCGGCAGGGGATAGCCAAATACCTTGAAGAGTTCAAGTTCTCTAACGCTGAAGGCAGAGATCTTTGGAACAGCCTAGAGAAAGCCTCAGGGAAGCCCGTCTCCAGCATAATGCCCGCGTGGTTGACTACTGAGGGTTACCCAGTAGTTAAGGTAGAAGTGGTGGGCAAGAAAATCCGCATGACGCAAAAGAGGTTTACCATCTCTGGGCTTGAGGACAGAGTTTACCCAGTGCCCTTGACCATTCACGTTAACGGAAAGGTGGTATCTACCCTGTTCGACAAGGGAGAAATGGTAATTGACGCAGGGGAGGAAGTCAGGTCGCTGAAGCTCAACTTAGACAGGACGGGCTTCTATAGGGTATACTACAGCGACCTTGAGGTCTTCTGGAACTCCAATCCGAACCACATGGAGAGGTTTGGGATGGTAGATGATTACTTCAACTTCCTGTTGGCTGGAATGATAGACTACACAAGTTACGCTAAGATTGTTGAGAGGGAGATGGAAGAGAGGAACTATCTGCCGGCAACGGAAATAGCTGCTCAGTTGTTCACGTTGTTTACGATAAACCCGAGCAAGTTTGGAAAACTTGCCCTTGAGTTCCACCGGAGCGTCGTAGGCAACTTCGCGGGCTCTGAGGATCCATTAAATAAGATGACTTACGGCGTCCTTTCGGAGAACCTCGTTAGGATGGACGAGGATTATGCAAGCAAGCTGTCGCGCGATTTCAGCAACCTTGAAAACGTAGATCCTAACTTAAGGGATGCAGTAGTTGAGGCATATGCTGTAGTAAACGAAGATAGAGGTTTTGACGTCCTACTATCGAAGTATCGGCAGTCCAAATTCGACGAGGATAAGTTGACTTATCTCAAGGGCTTGCTGTCGTTCAAAAAGAACTACCTTATACTTAACGCGTTAAGCCTAGCGTTGACAAACGAGATAAAGAAGCAGGACGTACTTACGGCAATACGCTACTCCATTACTTACCCAGAAGTGAGGGACTCAGTGTGGATATGGCTGAAGACCAACTTGCAGTTCGTTAGGAGGATATACCAAGGTACTGGGATCTTGGGTAGGACGCTATCTACTATAATACCCATAATAGGCGTAGGCAGGGAAGAGGAAGTGGAGAAGTTCTTCAAAGAGAATAAGCTACCAGAGGCTGAAAAAGGCATATTGCAAGGCTTAGAGCTGTTGAAGGCTTACTCTAGGTTAGCCAGGGGCTAA